In Gammaproteobacteria bacterium (ex Lamellibrachia satsuma), a single genomic region encodes these proteins:
- a CDS encoding ABC transporter permease — MPDLVILWTDALVFLLVLLAVSFALFASRREHLRAPWRHVARSRVGMGALVVLSCYILIGLLDSIHYHPDMDGTEGETAEVLSLFDLMVTPLRTRTEKTYSAPLATHLYAKETIELAGGKSQRDYPRLKFGGAHLADPELDWASDIYLNVIHGTLEGIVCWLGLSVLFVALMARRENLTFGQMQSRVIRYETPIPWRTVLITLGVLLVLGFILGELAVQYHLFGTDKVGEDVFYQALKSIRTGLLIGTLTTMVMLPAAILLGIMAGYFRGWVDDLIQYSYTTLNSIPGVLLIAAAILMMQIYMSNHEAEFASLTQRADLRLLFLCMILGVTSWTGLCRMLRGETFKLRELEYVQASQAFGVGHFTIIGRHILPNVLHIVLITLVLDFSGLVLAEAVLSYVNIGVDPTMNSWGNMINSARLEMAREPIVWWSLAAALIFMFTLVLSANLFSDVVRDAFDPRLRTSR, encoded by the coding sequence ATGCCTGATCTGGTGATTCTCTGGACCGACGCCTTGGTCTTCCTGCTGGTTTTACTGGCAGTCAGCTTTGCCCTGTTCGCCAGTCGGCGGGAACATCTGCGTGCCCCCTGGCGGCATGTGGCGCGCAGCCGTGTGGGTATGGGGGCGCTGGTGGTGCTCTCCTGTTATATCCTGATCGGCCTGCTCGACTCCATTCACTACCATCCCGATATGGATGGCACAGAGGGGGAGACCGCCGAGGTGCTGAGCCTCTTCGATCTTATGGTCACACCCTTGCGCACCCGCACCGAGAAGACCTATTCGGCACCGCTTGCAACACACCTCTACGCCAAGGAGACCATCGAACTGGCTGGTGGAAAAAGCCAACGTGACTATCCCCGGCTGAAGTTCGGCGGTGCCCATCTGGCAGACCCTGAACTCGACTGGGCTTCCGATATTTATCTTAATGTCATACACGGAACGCTGGAGGGCATAGTCTGCTGGCTGGGTCTCTCCGTCCTGTTTGTGGCGCTGATGGCGAGGCGGGAAAATTTGACCTTCGGGCAGATGCAGTCACGGGTGATTCGCTATGAGACGCCAATCCCCTGGCGTACAGTGCTCATTACATTGGGCGTGCTGCTGGTGCTCGGTTTTATCCTGGGCGAACTGGCGGTTCAGTACCACCTCTTCGGCACCGACAAAGTGGGGGAGGATGTCTTTTATCAGGCGTTGAAAAGTATCCGCACCGGACTGTTGATCGGTACCCTGACGACCATGGTGATGCTGCCTGCTGCGATCCTGCTCGGCATCATGGCAGGTTATTTCCGGGGTTGGGTGGACGATCTGATCCAATACAGCTACACCACCCTCAACTCCATTCCAGGGGTGTTGCTGATCGCCGCCGCCATCCTCATGATGCAGATCTACATGAGCAATCACGAAGCGGAGTTTGCCAGTCTGACCCAGCGGGCCGACCTGCGGCTGCTCTTTCTCTGCATGATCCTGGGAGTGACCAGTTGGACAGGTCTCTGCCGTATGTTGCGGGGCGAGACTTTCAAATTGCGGGAGCTTGAGTATGTGCAGGCCTCCCAGGCCTTCGGTGTCGGTCACTTCACCATCATCGGCCGTCATATCCTGCCCAACGTGCTGCATATCGTATTGATCACCCTGGTGCTCGACTTCAGCGGCCTGGTGCTGGCGGAGGCGGTGCTCTCTTACGTCAATATAGGGGTCGATCCGACCATGAACAGTTGGGGCAATATGATCAACAGCGCCCGGCTCGAAATGGCCCGCGAGCCGATTGTCTGGTGGTCGCTGGCTGCAGCATTGATTTTCATGTTTACCCTGGTGCTCTCCGCCAACCTCTTTTCGGATGTGGTGCGGGATGCCTTTGATCCCAGACTGCGCACTAGCCGGTAG
- a CDS encoding ABC transporter ATP-binding protein, protein MKNHLLAIENLHTRLGNKQNPVRVVDGLNLTIRQGETLALLGESGCGKSMTALTMMRLLPPSGRISDGHVKLDGLDLLTLSEQEMRQVRGGRMGMIFQEPMTSLNPVLRIGDQIAEAVRLHDKLSGAAVTERVVELLDSVGIPDPRRRAREYPHQLSGGMKQRVMIAMALAGRPELLIADEPTTALDVTIQAQVLNLLKQLQQETGMAILLITHDLGVVAETADRLAVMYAGQIVETADVGAFFEGPKHPYSRKLFESLPDSHKRDEKLAVIRGTVPPLNQQFSGCRFVDRCEQAVSRCGNEIPDWVDLTERQGVRCLIYADDPITPTLSDTSVEAETHSLSRVGDESLLDVTDLKVHFPIHKGVFRRVVGQVRAVDGLGLSIAKGRTLALVGESGCGKTTVGKGILQLIRPTEGQVKFGEDELTQLKGEALRQRRADMQIIFQDPMSSMNPRMLVGEIIAEGMRAQKIGKKRDRKVRVNQLLEQVGLHADAATRYPHEFSGGQRQRICVARALAVEPQLIVCDEPTSALDVSVQAQILNLLKSLQRELELSYLFITHNISVVSYLADEVAVMYLGRIVEQGSVEKVLGSPAHPYTKALLSAVPVPDPDFQRSVIRLEGDMPSPANPPNGCHFHPRCPEAVAACSAGYPAETTISETHRVRCFRIDQI, encoded by the coding sequence ATGAAAAATCATCTGTTAGCAATTGAAAACCTGCACACCCGGCTCGGTAACAAGCAGAACCCGGTGCGGGTGGTGGATGGTCTCAATCTGACCATTCGCCAGGGCGAGACGCTGGCGCTGCTGGGTGAATCGGGTTGCGGCAAATCGATGACCGCCCTCACCATGATGCGCCTGTTGCCGCCTTCCGGACGCATCAGCGATGGGCATGTCAAACTTGACGGTCTGGATCTGTTGACCCTTTCCGAACAGGAGATGCGCCAAGTGCGGGGCGGTCGCATGGGCATGATCTTTCAGGAACCCATGACCTCCCTCAACCCGGTGCTGCGCATCGGTGATCAGATTGCCGAGGCGGTGCGCCTGCATGACAAACTGAGTGGCGCGGCTGTGACGGAGCGGGTGGTGGAACTGCTTGATTCTGTCGGTATTCCCGATCCCCGTCGCCGTGCCAGAGAGTATCCCCATCAGCTCTCCGGCGGCATGAAACAGCGGGTAATGATCGCCATGGCACTGGCAGGGCGGCCAGAACTGTTGATCGCCGATGAACCCACCACAGCGCTGGATGTGACTATCCAGGCCCAGGTATTGAACCTGCTGAAACAGTTGCAGCAGGAGACCGGCATGGCGATCCTGCTCATCACTCACGACTTGGGTGTGGTGGCGGAGACTGCTGACCGACTGGCGGTGATGTATGCGGGGCAGATCGTTGAGACTGCGGATGTTGGAGCCTTCTTTGAAGGCCCGAAACACCCCTACAGCCGCAAGCTTTTTGAATCTCTGCCGGACAGTCACAAGCGGGACGAAAAACTGGCGGTCATCAGAGGGACGGTGCCGCCGCTGAACCAGCAGTTTTCGGGTTGCCGCTTTGTGGATCGCTGTGAACAGGCGGTATCCCGTTGTGGCAACGAGATACCCGACTGGGTCGACCTAACCGAACGGCAGGGCGTACGCTGCCTTATCTATGCCGACGACCCGATCACGCCCACGCTGAGTGATACCTCCGTCGAGGCGGAAACCCATAGTTTGTCCCGGGTGGGTGATGAATCCCTGCTGGATGTAACGGATCTCAAGGTTCACTTTCCCATCCATAAAGGCGTGTTTCGGCGTGTGGTGGGCCAGGTGCGGGCCGTGGATGGTCTCGGGCTGTCGATTGCCAAGGGACGAACCCTGGCCCTGGTGGGTGAGTCGGGTTGCGGCAAGACCACGGTTGGCAAGGGTATATTGCAACTGATCCGTCCCACCGAAGGGCAGGTGAAATTTGGCGAAGACGAACTGACGCAGTTGAAGGGAGAGGCGCTGCGCCAACGTCGCGCGGATATGCAGATTATCTTTCAGGATCCCATGTCCTCCATGAATCCGCGCATGCTGGTAGGGGAGATCATTGCCGAGGGGATGCGTGCGCAGAAGATCGGTAAAAAAAGAGATCGCAAGGTGCGGGTCAATCAGCTATTGGAACAAGTGGGACTGCATGCCGATGCAGCTACACGTTATCCCCATGAGTTCTCCGGCGGTCAGCGTCAGCGCATCTGTGTCGCCCGTGCTCTGGCGGTGGAGCCGCAATTGATCGTCTGCGACGAACCCACCAGCGCGCTGGATGTGTCGGTGCAGGCGCAGATCCTCAACCTGTTGAAATCGCTGCAGCGAGAACTGGAGTTATCCTACCTCTTCATCACGCACAACATCTCGGTGGTTTCCTATCTGGCCGATGAGGTGGCAGTGATGTATCTGGGCCGTATTGTGGAGCAGGGCAGTGTCGAGAAGGTGCTGGGGTCGCCGGCGCATCCCTATACCAAAGCACTGCTTTCAGCCGTGCCTGTGCCCGACCCCGATTTTCAACGCTCGGTGATCCGTCTGGAGGGAGATATGCCTTCTCCCGCCAATCCGCCGAATGGCTGCCATTTTCATCCCCGTTGTCCAGAGGCCGTTGCAGCCTGTAGTGCCGGATACCCTGCTGAAACCACGATTTCAGAGACCCACCGCGTCAGGTGCTTCCGCATTGATCAGATATAA
- a CDS encoding toll/interleukin-1 receptor domain-containing protein, with protein sequence MSKEINIFVSYSHRDDDWHERLIAFLDSLKFTRLKALDLKSGNLYQNARFHYRAWSDKQIDLGSNWKPEIEDAIRQARVAVLLVSTDFLASEFILEQELPLLIDRSNSGELAIFPLIIRPCLWQETAWLQEIQIFDAGQAMSELPKHEWEKKLVEFSLRIDEQLESERSGQALVDEEADIVEEIIAASISTQPIYTEPFKEKNASGNEFYTWNGVRKLIDDSGFCETEEYVVDGLLLFRTVKQRTWLAVTERQLFCVLDGEKTRKRGRLIQWHESLNQNLPVRARDRANAQTGLLNVGTHVNWLYSKRLHKSPGELEEQVTKLLENA encoded by the coding sequence ATGAGTAAAGAAATAAATATATTCGTCTCCTATAGTCATCGCGATGATGACTGGCATGAGCGGCTTATCGCCTTTCTGGACTCTCTCAAGTTTACCCGTTTGAAAGCGCTGGATCTGAAGAGTGGGAACCTGTATCAGAATGCCAGATTTCACTATCGCGCCTGGTCGGACAAACAGATCGATCTCGGCAGCAATTGGAAGCCGGAGATAGAAGATGCCATCCGGCAGGCGAGGGTGGCAGTATTGTTGGTTTCGACCGACTTTTTAGCCTCTGAGTTTATCCTCGAACAGGAGTTGCCACTGCTGATCGACCGCTCCAACAGCGGCGAACTTGCCATCTTTCCACTTATCATCCGTCCCTGCCTGTGGCAAGAAACCGCCTGGCTGCAGGAGATTCAGATATTTGATGCGGGGCAGGCTATGTCGGAACTGCCAAAGCATGAATGGGAGAAAAAACTTGTCGAATTTTCCCTGCGTATCGATGAGCAACTGGAGAGCGAACGGAGCGGTCAGGCGCTGGTGGATGAAGAGGCAGATATTGTCGAGGAGATCATTGCTGCCTCCATTTCCACACAACCCATCTATACAGAGCCGTTTAAGGAGAAGAACGCCTCTGGCAACGAATTCTATACCTGGAACGGTGTGCGCAAACTGATAGACGATTCTGGATTCTGCGAGACTGAAGAATACGTCGTCGATGGACTGCTGCTGTTCCGCACCGTGAAACAGCGTACTTGGCTTGCTGTTACGGAGCGGCAGCTGTTTTGTGTGCTGGATGGTGAAAAGACACGCAAGCGCGGAAGGCTTATACAGTGGCACGAATCCTTGAATCAAAATCTACCAGTGCGCGCTCGTGACCGTGCCAACGCGCAAACCGGTTTGCTCAATGTCGGTACCCATGTGAACTGGCTCTATTCCAAACGGCTGCATAAAAGCCCGGGAGAGCTTGAGGAACAGGTCACCAAGCTGCTTGAGAATGCGTGA
- a CDS encoding DUF4157 domain-containing protein yields MNRDIRAYRPRRRRGIQTVDRQEQPFFAHAGKVSGKRSQPGAFFQAKLTIGQPGDQYEKEADNVATAVVQRSEHASSPQQQDFFTIQRRASHRAVAPSAPAGMAARLQSSRGNGSRLPKRTHTEMSQSMGFDFSDVRLHTDSESASLNRAVGAQAFTHGKDIYFNSGKYNPGTKSGKHLLAHELTHVVQQNRGAGGLQRFSMVQREIELDAANVPTGNYLFRVGGGITAGFFRRIKRFVGDGALTDNELNALRIYALQVRGSVNHAERLLMAAMLNPVNVPLLQAHGTGALSIAINTITAANRERVRNIGREQIPDALILQLWTAITTLGVDLERGMVLLAEADAAATTEILRHAGPQFQRQATAMIAYMETHSIPSLEVLGAMLNAASDSSSGDKVMAGIVYVIARTAGHSTAGQIRSGQIKIDALIPRAFRSLTAGNGAGAFYSPIGRRDQEKGDTLYLPTSLNVAAIDSRALVIHELTHAADDAASAGITQRRVLELEARAYTSQMQYTMDQILALPAADQPAAIRGYRRSATSPLLQWAMVLAAKGNTAHYRDICTRIIVQDPSVSEANVVAALAMSEAAITTNLENAIDAHPNYARGTRTALDGLSGESVLGLVGAAAGP; encoded by the coding sequence ATGAACAGGGACATTAGAGCATACCGGCCACGCAGGCGGCGTGGAATCCAAACGGTTGACAGGCAGGAGCAACCTTTTTTCGCCCATGCCGGCAAGGTATCGGGAAAAAGGTCTCAGCCGGGCGCTTTCTTTCAGGCAAAGCTGACGATTGGACAGCCCGGCGATCAGTATGAGAAGGAAGCCGATAACGTCGCCACCGCAGTTGTTCAGCGTTCTGAACACGCTTCATCACCGCAACAGCAGGATTTCTTCACCATTCAACGGCGGGCGAGTCACCGGGCAGTCGCACCTTCCGCGCCCGCGGGTATGGCGGCCAGATTGCAATCCTCCAGGGGAAACGGCAGTAGACTGCCAAAACGTACCCACACGGAGATGTCGCAGTCGATGGGTTTCGATTTCAGTGATGTTCGGCTACACACAGACAGTGAATCCGCCAGCCTGAACCGGGCTGTCGGTGCCCAGGCGTTTACCCACGGGAAAGACATCTATTTCAACTCAGGAAAATACAATCCCGGGACGAAAAGCGGAAAACACCTGCTGGCCCATGAGCTGACCCATGTGGTGCAGCAGAATCGTGGCGCTGGAGGCCTGCAACGGTTTTCCATGGTCCAACGGGAGATTGAGCTCGATGCGGCAAACGTGCCTACCGGTAACTATCTGTTTCGGGTCGGTGGTGGTATCACGGCGGGCTTCTTCAGACGCATAAAACGTTTTGTCGGTGATGGCGCCCTGACGGATAACGAACTCAATGCACTGCGTATCTATGCGCTGCAGGTCAGAGGTTCGGTAAACCACGCTGAACGGCTCTTGATGGCGGCGATGCTCAATCCGGTCAATGTCCCATTGCTTCAGGCGCACGGAACGGGTGCGCTGAGTATTGCGATCAACACCATCACTGCGGCCAACCGTGAACGTGTGCGAAATATCGGACGGGAGCAGATACCGGATGCGCTCATTCTGCAGTTGTGGACAGCCATCACGACATTAGGTGTTGATCTTGAACGTGGAATGGTCTTATTGGCTGAAGCTGATGCGGCGGCAACCACGGAAATTCTTCGGCATGCCGGTCCACAGTTCCAGAGACAGGCGACTGCGATGATTGCCTATATGGAAACACACAGCATTCCCTCCCTTGAAGTATTGGGTGCGATGTTGAATGCGGCATCTGACAGTAGCTCGGGGGATAAAGTGATGGCCGGGATCGTCTATGTCATCGCCCGGACAGCAGGCCACTCTACCGCAGGGCAGATAAGGAGTGGTCAGATAAAGATCGATGCACTGATCCCCCGTGCCTTCCGTAGCTTGACAGCAGGTAATGGCGCCGGAGCCTTCTACTCACCGATAGGCAGGAGAGACCAGGAAAAAGGGGATACGCTCTATCTGCCGACCAGTCTGAACGTTGCGGCGATTGATTCGCGAGCACTGGTCATCCATGAATTGACCCACGCCGCCGATGACGCCGCGAGTGCAGGTATCACACAGCGCCGTGTGCTTGAACTTGAGGCGCGAGCCTATACCAGCCAAATGCAATATACAATGGACCAGATTCTGGCGCTCCCGGCTGCAGATCAACCTGCGGCCATTCGCGGTTACAGACGATCAGCCACCAGCCCTCTGCTGCAATGGGCAATGGTCTTGGCGGCAAAAGGTAATACTGCGCATTATCGGGACATATGCACCCGAATTATCGTTCAGGATCCCTCCGTATCAGAAGCGAATGTCGTGGCCGCGCTGGCGATGAGCGAGGCGGCTATCACCACCAATCTTGAAAATGCCATTGATGCTCATCCAAACTACGCCCGAGGTACTCGAACCGCGCTCGATGGACTCTCCGGCGAGAGTGTGCTGGGTTTGGTCGGCGCAGCGGCTGGGCCTTGA